The Lentzea guizhouensis genome contains a region encoding:
- a CDS encoding HpcH/HpaI aldolase/citrate lyase family protein encodes MIDKARTLPADQVFLDLEDACAPLAKPDARKTIVASLNEGDWGNRTRVVRVNDWTTEWTYRDVTEVVEGAGANLDCIMLPKVQTPEQVVALDFLITQIEKTMGYEVGKIGIEAQIENALGLNNVNAIATASPRVETIIFGPADFMASINMKSLVVGEQPPGYDVGDAYHYILMRILMAARAHDKQAIDGPYLQIRDVEGYKRVAGRSAALGFDGKWVLHPGQIDAANEVFSPKQDDYDHAENILDAYEYFTSEAGGKRGAVMLGDEMIDEASRKMALVISGKGRAAGMSRSNVWTPPED; translated from the coding sequence CAAGGCCCGCACGCTGCCGGCGGACCAGGTGTTCCTGGACCTGGAGGACGCCTGCGCGCCGCTGGCCAAGCCGGACGCCCGCAAGACCATCGTGGCCTCGCTCAACGAGGGCGACTGGGGCAACCGGACCCGCGTCGTGCGCGTCAACGACTGGACGACGGAGTGGACCTACCGCGACGTCACCGAGGTCGTCGAGGGCGCGGGCGCGAACCTCGACTGCATCATGCTCCCCAAGGTCCAGACGCCCGAACAGGTCGTGGCGCTCGACTTCCTGATCACCCAGATCGAGAAGACGATGGGCTACGAGGTCGGCAAGATCGGCATCGAGGCCCAGATCGAGAACGCGCTGGGCCTGAACAACGTCAACGCGATCGCCACCGCGTCCCCGCGCGTCGAGACGATCATCTTCGGCCCGGCCGACTTCATGGCCTCGATCAACATGAAGTCGCTGGTCGTCGGCGAGCAGCCGCCCGGCTACGACGTCGGCGACGCCTACCACTACATCCTGATGCGGATCCTGATGGCCGCGCGGGCCCACGACAAGCAGGCCATCGACGGCCCCTACCTGCAGATCCGCGACGTCGAGGGCTACAAGCGCGTCGCCGGCCGGTCCGCGGCACTGGGCTTCGACGGCAAGTGGGTCCTGCACCCCGGCCAGATCGACGCGGCCAACGAGGTCTTCAGCCCGAAGCAGGACGACTACGACCACGCCGAGAACATCCTCGACGCCTACGAGTACTTCACGTCCGAGGCGGGCGGCAAGCGCGGCGCGGTGATGCTCGGCGACGAGATGATCGACGAGGCGTCGCGGAAGATGGCGTTGGTGATCTCCGGCAAGGGGCGCGCGGCGGGCATGTCGCGGTCGAACGTCTGGACGCCGCCGGAGGACTGA